From the Cryptomeria japonica chromosome 2, Sugi_1.0, whole genome shotgun sequence genome, one window contains:
- the LOC131044343 gene encoding uncharacterized protein LOC131044343, with amino-acid sequence MEGNQRASHTKLKSALWIDRITPKRSTRMSPYILVYGKEARLPISLEFPTLDLSNQLDMIEEEPMTARLIQLIELEEVRNEAMRQIKHHQAQMKRYFDKRASPRVFKEGDIVLKWDEFKSRPGKHTKFDSFWSGPYMISECKQHNALQLSKLGGKVEPFPVNGIHLKHCF; translated from the coding sequence atggaaggaaatcaACGAGCTTCGCATACCAAGCTTAAATCAGCCTTATGGATTGATAGAATCACACCAAAGAGGTCCACTAGAATGTCTCCATACATTCTTGTGTATGGGAAAGAAGCAAGGTTGCCTATTTCACTTGAGTTTCCAACCCTTGATCTATCTAACCAGCTggatatgattgaagaagagccTATGACAGCAAGATTGATTCAGTTGATTGAGCTAGAGGAAGTTAGAAATGAGGCAATGAGGCAAATTAAGCATCATCAAGCTCAAATGAAAAGATATTTTGATAAGAGGGCTTCTCCTAGAGTGTTCAAGGAAGGTGACATTGTCCtgaaatgggatgaattcaagagCAGGCCAGGCAAACATACAAAGTTTGATTctttttggagtgggccttatatGATTTCTGAGTGCAAGCAGCACAATGCCTTACAACTGTCTAAGTTGGGTGGTAAAGTTGAACCTTTCCCAGTTAATGGGATTCACCTTAAGCATTGcttttga